A region from the Janthinobacterium agaricidamnosum genome encodes:
- a CDS encoding TonB-dependent receptor, giving the protein MFKPLAISLAIAAAFPAVSTIAHAEDDMLRVNVTGSNIRVSEKEGASAVQVITAKELKASGKTSVSDVLRAISANSGNSYNEQYTGSFSAGTSGLSLRGIGQKNTLILVNGKRVASYATAQNLQETFVDLNSLPMAAVQRIEVLKDGASSVYGSDAVAGVVNIILYKEFTGTDITAQWGGSTEGTGQHEKSAALQTGFGKLEEDGYSLVFSVDAQQRDKLQQSDVAWMRDADFRNQQRGSLGWAITNYAGTDPTKTLGGVRGPLQLVNYGDITPGKTGQVLAYNPSPYKTLIPGIQRVHTAARGTLKLNADTEAYVDLLHSYSRADQTFSAPLTVNNATRVWNNATQALDTIPVVLPVGHPNNPGATPLPFTATLFDLGPRLKQDKVTFYRALAGVKGTLAGWDWDAAVGHSSSKLEETVQNFVNRYAFQQVLADGSYNFFDQAQNSEAVRNRLRLSTLRPAESTLDTVDFSAAKDLWQLPAGPLGFAAGAQWRREKMDSQTSTAVLSGTELRPAINIINGSRSVSALFAELNVPVVKDLSVNLAGRADHYSDFGNAFSPKASARYQAAPWLLVRGTVSRGFRAPSLPEITQSTAVSYVSVLDPKDPVTPTQTRGVTAITIANTALRPERSNNLNLGVVVSPTSSSSIGLDYYRIRQDGVIGTESATTTLANEAAAPQKITRDADGRITTLYRQYRNQGQREVSGIDLDLRQRFVDKDWGKLTLAGQLSRVLRFAEPLSDGAPLTDGAGTNYFGSIPKWRGVTSATWEQGKWSSTLTWNYVGSYAQNTHLDESVAAFSTFDVTTSWQVTPAANVTFIVQNLANKRAPWDYSASGFDYTQADPRGRFASLKLNYKF; this is encoded by the coding sequence ATGTTCAAACCACTCGCCATCAGTCTTGCCATCGCCGCCGCCTTTCCCGCCGTCTCCACCATCGCCCATGCCGAGGACGACATGTTGCGCGTCAACGTGACCGGATCGAATATCCGCGTCAGCGAAAAAGAGGGTGCCAGCGCCGTGCAGGTCATCACGGCCAAGGAATTGAAAGCCAGCGGCAAGACCAGCGTGTCGGATGTGCTGCGGGCCATCTCCGCCAACAGCGGCAACAGCTACAACGAACAATATACGGGCAGTTTCTCGGCCGGCACCTCGGGCCTGTCGCTGCGCGGCATCGGCCAGAAAAATACCTTGATCCTGGTCAATGGCAAGCGCGTGGCCAGTTATGCGACGGCGCAAAACCTGCAGGAAACCTTTGTCGACCTGAACAGCCTGCCGATGGCGGCCGTGCAGCGCATCGAGGTGCTCAAGGATGGCGCCTCGTCCGTCTACGGTTCCGATGCCGTGGCCGGCGTGGTCAATATCATCCTGTACAAGGAATTCACAGGCACGGACATCACGGCGCAGTGGGGCGGCTCGACCGAAGGCACGGGCCAGCATGAAAAGAGCGCGGCGCTGCAGACGGGTTTCGGCAAGCTCGAGGAAGATGGCTACAGCCTGGTCTTCTCGGTCGATGCGCAGCAGCGCGACAAGCTGCAGCAAAGCGATGTGGCGTGGATGCGCGATGCGGACTTCCGCAACCAGCAGCGGGGCAGCCTGGGCTGGGCCATCACCAACTATGCGGGCACGGACCCGACGAAGACCCTGGGCGGCGTGCGCGGACCATTGCAGCTGGTTAATTATGGCGACATCACACCCGGCAAGACGGGACAAGTGCTGGCGTATAACCCGTCGCCATATAAAACCCTGATTCCCGGCATCCAGCGCGTGCACACGGCCGCGCGCGGCACCCTGAAGCTGAATGCGGATACGGAAGCGTATGTCGACCTGCTGCACAGTTACTCGCGCGCCGACCAGACCTTCAGCGCGCCATTGACGGTGAACAACGCCACGCGCGTGTGGAACAACGCTACCCAGGCGCTCGACACGATTCCCGTCGTGCTGCCCGTGGGCCATCCGAACAATCCGGGCGCCACGCCCCTGCCGTTCACGGCCACCCTGTTCGACCTGGGGCCGCGCCTGAAACAGGACAAGGTCACGTTCTACCGCGCACTGGCGGGCGTCAAGGGCACTTTGGCGGGCTGGGACTGGGATGCGGCCGTAGGCCACTCCAGCAGCAAGCTGGAGGAAACCGTGCAGAACTTCGTCAACCGCTACGCATTCCAGCAGGTGCTGGCCGACGGCAGCTATAACTTCTTTGATCAGGCACAAAACAGCGAAGCGGTGCGCAACCGCCTGCGCCTGTCGACCCTGCGTCCGGCCGAATCGACCCTCGACACCGTCGATTTCTCGGCCGCGAAAGACCTGTGGCAGTTGCCGGCCGGCCCGCTGGGCTTTGCCGCCGGCGCGCAGTGGCGCCGCGAAAAGATGGATTCGCAAACCTCGACGGCCGTCTTGTCCGGCACCGAGCTGCGCCCGGCGATCAACATCATCAACGGTTCGCGCAGTGTGTCGGCCCTGTTTGCCGAATTGAACGTCCCGGTGGTGAAAGACCTGTCCGTCAACCTGGCGGGCCGCGCCGACCATTACAGCGATTTCGGCAATGCGTTTTCGCCGAAAGCCAGCGCGCGCTACCAGGCGGCGCCGTGGCTGCTGGTGCGCGGCACCGTGTCGCGCGGCTTCCGCGCGCCGTCGCTGCCGGAAATCACGCAAAGCACGGCCGTCAGCTATGTCAGCGTGCTCGATCCGAAGGACCCCGTCACGCCCACGCAGACGCGCGGCGTGACGGCCATCACCATCGCCAATACGGCGCTGCGCCCTGAGCGGTCGAATAACCTGAACCTGGGCGTGGTGGTCTCGCCCACCAGCAGTTCGAGCATCGGCCTCGATTACTACCGCATCAGGCAGGATGGCGTGATCGGCACGGAAAGCGCCACCACCACGCTCGCCAACGAAGCAGCGGCGCCGCAGAAGATCACGCGCGACGCCGATGGCCGCATCACGACCCTGTACCGCCAGTACCGCAACCAGGGACAGCGCGAAGTGTCCGGCATCGACCTGGACCTGCGCCAGCGCTTCGTCGACAAGGACTGGGGCAAGCTGACCCTGGCCGGCCAGCTGAGCCGCGTGCTGCGCTTTGCCGAACCGCTGTCGGACGGCGCGCCGCTCACCGATGGCGCCGGCACCAATTATTTCGGCTCCATCCCGAAATGGCGCGGCGTCACCTCGGCCACCTGGGAGCAGGGCAAATGGTCGTCCACGCTGACCTGGAATTACGTGGGCAGCTATGCGCAAAATACGCATCTCGATGAATCGGTGGCCGCCTTCAGCACGTTCGACGTGACCACCAGCTGGCAAGTCACGCCGGCGGCGAACGTCACCTTCATCGTGCAAAACCTGGCCAACAAGCGCGCGCCGTGGGATTACTCGGCCTCGGGCTTCGACTATACGCAAGCCGATCCGCGCGGGCGTTTCGCGTCGCTCAAGCTGAACTATAAGTTCTAG